Sequence from the Schaalia sp. 19OD2882 genome:
CATCTGCAGGTCCAGGACCGCCACATCCGGTTGATGGCGGGTGATCTGGGCGATCGCCTCCGTGCCCGAGGCCGCCACCGCGACCACGTCGATGTCGCCCTGCAGGCCGAGCAAGGCCTCCAGGGCGTCACGCAGCAGCGTTTCGTCATCGGCCACCAGGACGCGAATCGGCGAGGGCGGCGCCCCGGCCGCATCTGGTGCGCCGCCTGTGCCAGTGGTCGGAGCCGGTTCAGGAGTGTGAGTCGTCATCGGGGCTCTCCTTCCGAGGGGGCCGGAATGCGTACGGAAATGGTGAATGACCCGCCATGTCCACGAATCTTCAGTGTCCCCCCGACCGAGGCAAGGCGCGCGGACAGGCTCTCCAGTCCCGAGGACGGGGTCTGGCCCTCCTCACCCGACATCTGCGGGGACGGGGCGTGTGCGCGGTCGTTGGTGATCTCCAACCCGGCTCCGCCCTCGTCGTAGGACACACGGATGGTGCACATGCTGGCGTCCGAATGTCGCACGACATTCGTCACCGCTTCGCGCAGGACCATCGCCAGGGGCTCGGCGGCCCAGTCGGGCAGGTGCGCGTCCCCGATGACGCGGCAGGTGATCCCCGCCGACGCGAGGAATGAGTTGGCGCCGACCAACTCACTTGCCAGGTCGGGTCTGCGATAGTCGGCCAGGACGGCGCGAACCTCCTTGAGGGCGTCATCGGCAAGAGCTTTGACCCTGCGGGACTCGCTGGCCGCGCGCGGGGCGCCTTCCGCGTCGGCCAATGCGGCCGCCAGGTCGGATTTGACCGCCACCGCCGTCAACGCCCTGCCGAAGACGTCGTGCAGGTCGCGGGCGATGCGCAGGCGTTCCTCGGCCACCGCAAGGTCCGCGCGCATGGCGTCCAGACGCTCCTGCGCCCCCACCGATCGCAGGACGTTGTAGAACCACACCTGGGTGGGCATGATGACCAACAGGCCGATTCCGACAGGGACCGTTCCGGCGAGGGCGAGGACCTCGTCAGGTGCCCTCGAATCCACGGGATGGACCCACAAGGCGATCATTCCCGCGAGCAAGTGGACTGCCGAGGCGGAAAAGGTGGCCAGGAGCGCCTTGGAGACGTTGAAGAAGGGGCTCAGAGCCAGCAATGCTCCGAAGAGAGTCACACCCAGAGCCAGGGCCACCGGCGACATCGGCACATGGTCGGTGGGCAGCCCCATGACTGCGCACACCAGTGACGCCAGTGTGGAGACCGCCAGCAGAGGAGCCAGCCATCGAGGGCCGGGCCGCCCTTCGAGGATCTGGTTGGTCCAGTGGTGCAGGGCGAGCACCGCAGTCAAGGCCTCGACCGCCTGTGAGGCAAGGAATGCTCCGGTCCACCAGTTCACCCACGGCTGGTCCGCAACCATGCCCGCCATCCCCAACGGCCACATGATCAGCAGGGCGTAGTAGCTGATGAGCGTGTAGTCGCGTAGTTTTCGAGTGCCTTGACCGACGCGTGTCACCGTGGGTCCTACCGGGGCTGTCATGGGGTCAAGCCTTCCATGTCGTGAGTCCGGGTGCAGCTGTGCCCGCACTTCCTGGCGGTTCTGGACCGTGCGCCGGGGGGCGGTCGGCGGGTTGCGCTCGGACCCCGGCGCCGCGGCTCCCGCCCTCGCGCGGACGAGGACGGGAATGTCGCAAGGGTCGCTTGGCGCTCACCGACGGCGGGTGAAACGCATCTTCGAACCGAGGACGCAGGCGATGATCGCCCAGCACACGAGGACCATCGCCGGACGGAAAGCGGCCGCCCACGTCTGGGCGAAGGAAGCGTCGGTCACCGTGTCCAGCAGGTTCGAGCCGGTCAGACCCAGGTCGATGAGGTCGCTCATTGCCCACAGCGGCGAGTAGGAGGAGAAGGTGCGC
This genomic interval carries:
- a CDS encoding sensor histidine kinase — encoded protein: MTRVGQGTRKLRDYTLISYYALLIMWPLGMAGMVADQPWVNWWTGAFLASQAVEALTAVLALHHWTNQILEGRPGPRWLAPLLAVSTLASLVCAVMGLPTDHVPMSPVALALGVTLFGALLALSPFFNVSKALLATFSASAVHLLAGMIALWVHPVDSRAPDEVLALAGTVPVGIGLLVIMPTQVWFYNVLRSVGAQERLDAMRADLAVAEERLRIARDLHDVFGRALTAVAVKSDLAAALADAEGAPRAASESRRVKALADDALKEVRAVLADYRRPDLASELVGANSFLASAGITCRVIGDAHLPDWAAEPLAMVLREAVTNVVRHSDASMCTIRVSYDEGGAGLEITNDRAHAPSPQMSGEEGQTPSSGLESLSARLASVGGTLKIRGHGGSFTISVRIPAPSEGEPR